The following proteins are encoded in a genomic region of Cryptococcus gattii WM276 chromosome I, complete sequence:
- a CDS encoding Hypothetical Protein (Similar to TIGR gene model, INSD accession AAW46016.1), giving the protein MSAADPDPSPTHPSVPSDPPKLEISHDSITFPKVHVKALIISGQSHVFSFSPETTVGRVKELIWSSWPKEWTDPAQPPSPKYLRLLYSGRILQDDSTLSSNHLPLTTSSDMPTVIHISVRSFSIKDDEAKKPSALARSLSRRSHPATEEEVSGCRCLIM; this is encoded by the exons ATGAGCGCCGCAGACCCAGATCCATCACCTACCCACCCTTCAGTTCCTTCTGATCCACCGAAACTAGAAATATCTCATGACTCTATCACTTTCCCCAAG GTCCATGTCAAAGCTTTAATAATTTCTGGCCAAAGTCATGTATTCTCTTTCAGTCCCGAGACGACTGTGGGGCGTGTCAAGGAGCTGATATGGAGTTCATGGCCTAAAG AATGGACAGACCCGGCTCAACCTCCTTCGCCTAAATACCTGAGATTGCTATATAGCGGTCGGATATTACAGGATGACTCTACTTTGAGCT CCAACCATCTGCCTTTAACAACCTCCTCTGATATGCCCACCGTCATTCACATTTCTGTCAGATCTTTCTCCATCAAAGACGACG AGGCAAAAAAGCCTTCAGCGCTTGCACGTTCTCTCAGTCGACGATCCCATCCGGCCACAGAGGAGGAAGTAAGCGGTTGTCGGTGTCTCATCATGTGA
- a CDS encoding uncharacterized protein (Similar to TIGR gene model, INSD accession AAW46017.1), protein MRTPLPTLLARIALRPAHLSRTATFSPLPLSSNNQFVITRTMSAASASTSTSRGRSPTRVPGPVETTIQQKIIEAFNPVLLRVYNDSHKHAHHAAMRAQGGGSGETHFAIHLVSESFKGKTAIARHRMVNALLKTEFDEQGLHALSLRLKTPEEWEKEGGGEMR, encoded by the exons ATGCGTACCCCTCTCCCTACCCTCCTCGCACGTATCGCCCTCAGACCAGCACATCTATCTCGAACTGCAACTTTTAGCCCTTTGCCTTTATCATCGAACAACCAGTTTGTGATTACAAGGACCATGTCCGCTGCTTCTGCGTCCACTTCTACTTCAAGAGGTAGATCACCTACCCGTGTCCCGGGGCCCGTGGAGACCACCATCCAGCAAAAG ATTATCGAAGCGTTCAACCCCGTTTTGCTGAGGGTGTACAATGACTCGCATAAACATGCCCACCATGCTGCCATGCGTGCTCAAGGAGGCGGGAGCGGTGAGACTC ACTTTGCGATCCACCTCGTATCCGAATCATTCAAAGGCAAAACCGCCATCGCCCGACATCGCATGGTCAACGCTTTGCTCAAAACTGAATTTGACGAACAAGGTTTGCACGCGTTGAGTTTGAGGTTGAAGACGCCCGAAGAgtgggagaaggagggtgGTGGGGAGATGAGATGA
- a CDS encoding uncharacterized protein (Similar to SGTC gene model, INSD accession EAL18458.1) produces MAPILSEEELTLDPYVLLGIEAGATTKDAERAFRKKSLKYHPDKNPAPEAAVIFHQLSLCLGIFQDQAKRNYVDNKLETDRKKKERYAEMDKKRKAMVDALVAREEEAKKQKVEQIKRRQQQADEEAIKDAGRRLLEEAQKRAAAAAAATATATAQAPKAPETAESKPAGGASDKPVITPEELTLLLTLPASSTITSSDLQTSLTTSYGPVEHVILPPVPSSQQATDGKDGKKKKAKSRKAIVEFASGNWGGCYACWRDHEAGRGMEGVKAKFGTGEVPAWVAWAEMQKPGRRPSPASGGGDQQSYSANGHPPPTTSFTLPTPTSTTPVSAPSFTSAPDFTSANGGGISMADLLAKHAQKKSTKAEEDRRRQEFESMTLSRMRMMEREKLEAEIRRQEEEE; encoded by the exons ATGGCCCCCATCCTttcggaagaagagttgaCTCTCGATCCCTATGTTCTGCTTGGTATCGAAGCCGGGGCGACAACGAAGGACGCTGAACGGGCGTTCCGTAAAAAGTCACTCAAGTACCATCCGGACAAG AATCCTGCTCCTGAAGCTG CGGTAATATTCCATCAGCTATCATTATGTCTCGGTATCTTTCAAGATCAGGCCAAACGAAATTATGTGGATAACAAACTCGAGACTGAtaggaaaaagaaggagcGATATGCGGAGATGGATAAAAAGCGTAAAGCGATGGTCGAT GCGCTTGTAGcaagggaagaagaggccAAAAAGCAAAAAGTCGAACAGATAAAGAGACGGCAGCAGCAGGCAGACGAAGAGGCGATCAAGGATGCCGGACGGCGATTATTGGAGGAAGCGCAGAAACGTGCAGCCGCCGCAGCTGCAGCTACTGCTACTGCTACTGCTCAAGCACCAAAAGCGCCAGAAACTGCTGAATCAAAACCTGCCGGCGGAGCCAGCGACAAGCCAGTCATAACACCTGAAGAGCTCACGCTCCTCCTTACTCTCCCGGCATCCTCAACCATAACTTCTTCCGACCTTCAAACGAGCCTCACCACATCGTATGGTCCAGTTGAACACGTTATCCTTCCTCCTGTCCCTTCATCACAACAAGCAACAGATGGTAAAGAcggcaagaagaagaaagcCAAAAGCAGGAAAGCGATTGTAGAGTTTGCTAGCGGTAATTGGGGTGGATGTTATGCGTGCTGGAGGGATCATGAGGCCGGTCGGGGAATGGAAGGAGTAAAGGCCAAGTTTGGAACTGGGGAGGTGCCGGCATGGGTTGCGTGGGCAGAGATGCAGAAACCTGGACGGAGACCGTCTCCTGCTAGTGGTGGCGGTGACCAGCAATCGTATAGTGCCAATGGGCATCCGCCACCGACGACATCCTTTACATTGCCCACGCCCACGTCTACAACACCTGTCTCCGCACCGTCATTCACTTCAGCGCCTGATTTCACCTCTGCAAATGGTGGTGGGATCAGTATGGCAGATCTTTTAGCGAAACATGCTCAAAAGAAATCTACCAAGGCCGAAGAAGACCGGAGGCGGCAGGAGTTTGAGAGTATGACGTTgtcgaggatgaggatgatggagagggagaagcTAGAGGCTGAAATTAGGAGAcaagaggaggaagagtaA
- a CDS encoding poly(A)-specific ribonuclease, putative (Similar to TIGR gene model, INSD accession AAW46022.1): protein MLPPPKSAAVQIVRPPSPSSEKAKEKEKKSSPEKRDTPQRICRNVMIYGYCKYQDQGCIYYHPPAGVDSSTSQNNSPATQAPTLSASTPLIGTPAREKPTLSIEHLAAPVFVPKGLDSSPRVTTPNVPSPSAPTPPVWPSLPSTGLLPRQDVQVSTQPSHAQLSATASPMAYDDPSHIALSAAHTHAQAQALTHGMLDPHAHAPPVDQSMYLPPRQPLDYNLYAAPLPSIGGNPLYPTHPHAFFVSDDLRRTIEAKQEAVYVGANGASAPGLPQELGVYHSLVPLPLPSATAQRLPTQSQPSKVYGLPSPVYRATSEVDGNTYCLRRVEGFKLVNQLAFASMDTWRRMRHPNIVGLKEAFTTKTFGDHSLIMVYDYHPLSETLYDEYISPNPPEPSSAFALANRPPKRRSSPSERVLWSYVTQIANALKAIHSSGLAVRNLDASKILLTGKNRIRLNGCGVWDVLAFDNKTPVQAFQQEDLLSFGKLIISLTCDFFQPTLPLSLPLDHISRHYSSDLSNLILYLISKPAQGKVKSIDEVIKMMGPRILNELDAVQSYADVLENELGAEVENGRIVRLMTKLGFINERAEFELDPRWSDTGDRYILKLFRDYVFHSVGVDGKPILDLSHVLVCLNKLDAGLDERVMLVSRDDQSCLVVSYREIKHCIEAAFNELKNAGNNHRVHR, encoded by the exons ATGCTGCCTCCGCCCAAATCAGCTGCGGTGCAGATCGTCCGTCCGCCGTCGCCCTCCTCAGAAAAGgcgaaggagaaggagaagaagtcCTCGCCTGAGAAGCGCG ACACGCCCCAGAGGATATGCCGCAATGTCATGATCTATGG ATACTGCAAGTACCAGGACCAGGGT TGCATCTACTATCATCCACCT GCTGGGGTAGACTCGTCCACATCCCAGAACAACAGCCCAGCCACCCAAGCACCGACACTCTCCGCCTCCACCCCCCTCATCGGTACACCAGCCAGAGAGAAACCGACCTTGAGCATCGAGCATCTCGCTGCTCCCGTATTCGTTCCAAAAGGTCTTGACTCCTCTCCCAGAGTAACCACTCCAAATGTACCGTCTCCCAGCGCTCCTACGCCTCCCGTCTGGCCGTCCCTTCCCTCAACAGGACTTTTACCTCGTCAGGACGTCCAGGTATCCACGCAGCCCAGCCATGCTCAGTTGAGTGCTACAGCATCCCCGATGGCATACGATGACCCTTCGCATATCGCGCTCTCTGCCGCCCATACTCACGCTCAAGCTCAAGCGTTGACGCACGGTATGCTTGACCCTCACGCCCATGCACCTCCTGTCGACCAAAGCATGTATCTCCCACCTCGCCAACCGCTAGATTACAATCTCTACGCAGCACCGCTTCCCAGCATCGGCGGGAATCCGCTTTACCCAACCCATCCACACGCATTCTTTGTGAGCGATGATTTGAGAAGAACAATCGAGGCGAAACAGGAGGCTGTTTATGTAGGCGCGAACGGCGCTTCTGCACCTGGGCTGCCGCAAGAGCTGGGTGTATATCACTCTCTCGTTCCACTTCCCCTCCCCTCTGCTACTGCTCAGCGCCTCCCTACCCAATCCCAACCGTCAAAAGTATACGGCCTACCTTCCCCCGTCTATCGCGCGACTTCTGAAGTGGACGGTAATACGTATTGTTTGAGAAGGGTGGAGGGGTTCAAGTTGGTCAACCAGCTTGCATTTGCGTCGATGGATACGTGGAGACGGATGAGGCATCCAAACATTGTTGGGCTAAAGGAAGCTTTTACAACAAAAACCTTTGGAGATCACTCGTTAATCATGGTGTATGATTACCACCCTCTCTCTGAAACTCTTTACGACGAATACATCTCACCCAACCCCCCCGAGCCATCCTCCGCTTTCGCCCTCGCCAATCGACCTCCCAAACGACGTTCATCACCATCCGAACGAGTTCTCTGGTCCTATGTCACCCAAATCGCTAACGCCCTCAAGGCAATTCACAGTTCCGGGCTCGCAGTGCGGAACCTCGATGCGAGCAAGATTTTGTTGACTGGGAAGAACAGGATCAGATTGAATGGTTGTGGAGTGTGGGATGTGTTGGCGTTTGATAACAAGACGCCTGTCCAGGCTTTCCAGCAGGAAGATTTGCTCTCTTTTGGGAAACTCATCATTTCCCTCACTTGCGACTTTTTCCAACCTAcacttcctctttcccttccGCTCGATCACATTTCGAGACATTACTCCTCCGATCTCAGCAATCTCATATTGTACTTGATTAGCAAGCCGGCACAGGGGAAAGTCAAGAGTATCGATGAAGTTATCAAGATGATGGGACCTAGGATATTAAACGAGCTGGATGCTGTTCAGAG TTATGCGGATGTGTTGGAGAATGAGTTGGGGGCCGAAGTGGAGAATGGACGTATCGTGAGACTGATGACCAAGCTGGGTTTCATCAATGAGCGAGCAGA GTTTGAATTGGACCCACGTTGGTCTGATACGGGCGATAGATACATCCTCAAACTTTTCAGAGACTATGTCTTCCATAGCGTTGGAGTGGATGGAAAGCCAATTTTGGATCTTAGTCATGTGTTGGTTTGTTTGAACAAG CTGGATGCCGGTTTGGACGAAAGGGTCATGCTCGTCTCAAGGGATGACCAAAGTTGTCTTGTCGTTAGCTACAGAGAGATTAAGCATTGTATTGAGGCTGCTTTCAA CGAGTTGAAGAATGCAGGTAATAACCACCGAGTCCACCGATAG
- a CDS encoding deoxyhypusine synthase, putative (Similar to TIGR gene model, INSD accession AAW45923.1): protein MSADPHQNVIFPSEEIPEDAVDVKGPDFNKPIDLEALLKSYETIGFQATGLARAIQVVDEMASLREILKFLAQHKLVDCFVTTAGGVEEDFIKCLGKTILGDFHLDGAGLRKKGLNRIGNLLVPNSNYCAFEDWVVPILDRMVEEQEEQGVKWSPSSVIRRLGKEIDNEDSVYYWCYKNDIPVFCPALTDGSLGDMLYFHTYKSSPLQLSIDIVADIRRLNDMSVKSKKAGMIILGGGVCKHQIANAMLFRNGADYAVYINTGQEYDGSDSGARPDEAVSWGKIRAGAESVKVYADATLVFPLVVAATFGKAHWAEHGEEAKAE, encoded by the exons ATGTCCGCCGATCCGCACCAGAACGTCATTTTCCCCTCGGAAGAAATCCCAGAAGATGCTGTAGATGTCAAAGGCCCCGATTTCAATAAGCCAATCGATCTTGAGGCGTTGTTGAAGAGTTATGAGACTATCGGATTCCAGGCGACGGGTTTGGCTAGAGCTATCCAGGTGGTCGATGAAATGGCAA GTCTCCGTGAAATCCTCAAGTTTCTCGCTCAACACAAACTTGTGGATTGTTTTGTGACAACAGCCGGGGGTGTGGAGGAAGATTTTATAAAGTGTTTGGGGAAAACAATTTTGGGTGACTTTCATTTGGATGGTGCGGgattgaggaagaaggg GTTGAACAGAATAGGAAATTTGCTCGTTCCCAACTCTAATTACTGTGCATTTGAAGACTGGGTTGTGCCCATCTTGGACAGGATGGTagaggaacaggaagaaCAAGGAGTCAAATGGAGTCCTAGCTCTGTCATTCGTCGACTGGGCAAGGAGATTGATAACGAGGATAGCGTTTACTACTGGTGCTACAAG AACGATATTCCGGTTTTCTGTCCGGCTCTTACAGACGGTTCCTTAGGCGATATGCTCTACTTCCACACCTACAAATCATCCCCTCTTCAACTGAGCATCGACATTGTGGCCGATATCAGACGGCTGAACGATATGAGTGTCAAGTCAAAAAAGGCTGGTATGATCATCCTTGGTGGTGGGGTATGCAAGCACCAAATTGCAAATGCAATGCTGTTT AGAAATGGTGCCGATTACGCTGTGTACATCAACACCGGTCAGGAA TACGACGGCTCAGATTCTGGTGCTCGACCGGATGAAGCAGTATCATGGGGTAAGATTCGTGCTGGTGCCGAGAGTGTCAAG GTCTATGCAGATGCGACGTTAGTGTTCCCGTTGGTGGTGGCTGCGACATTTGGCAAGGCGCACTGGGCGGAGCATGGAGAGGAGGCGAAGGCAGAGTAG
- a CDS encoding uncharacterized protein (Similar to TIGR gene model, INSD accession AAW46023.1) yields MSSFDPPAGHTRPIVFFDISIGDTPAGRIKMELFDDITPKTAENFRQLCTGEHRINSVPQGYKKATFHRVIPQFMVQGGDFVRGDGTGSFSIYGAQFEDENFKVKHTGPGLLSMANSGPNTNGCQFFITTAPAEFLDGKHCVFGRVIDGLLTVRKIENVPTGANNRPKLQVRIAECGEM; encoded by the exons ATGTCCTCATTTGACCCTCCAGCAGGCCACACCAGGCCTATCGTCTTCTTCGATATCTCCATCGGAGACACTCCCGCCGGCCGTATCAAGATGG AGTTGTTTGATGACATTACCCCCAA GACAGCAGAGAACTTTAGACAATTATGTACAGGCGAGCACCG AATCAACTCTGTGCCTCAAGGCTATAAGAAGGCTACTTTCCACAG AGT AATCCCACAGTTCATGGTGCAAGGCGGAGACTTTGTCCGAGGGGATGGTACCGGCTCTTTCTCAATCTATGGCGCACAGTTTGAAGATGAGAACTTTAAAGTGAAGCATACAGGACCTGGATTGTTGAGTATG GCGAATTCCGGACCGAACACCAATGGATGCCAG TTCTTCATCACTACCGCCCCTGCTGAATTTCTTGATGGGAAGCATTGCGTCTTTGGTCGAGTCATTGATGGTTTATTGACCGTCAGAAAAATTGAAAATGTTCCCACTGGTGCGAACAACAG ACCGAAATTACAAGTCAGGATAGCAGAGTGCGGGGAGATGTAA
- a CDS encoding mitotic spindle checkpoint-related protein, putative (Similar to TIGR gene model, INSD accession AAW46024.1), translating to MPVIPAPTLGKRSSADADLHTPSSRKHLSTLTSTVTSLERTNHTLQQRESRLAAQVEEQRLEIERLKNERYELFEAKMEERRKGEQAEQLWAEDRLVLTGEVALLRERNLALTNSLEELRSQHTVLSTRHASLAQSSENEISLLQARTAELERERNSLKAWENKTKSLSIELEEERARKVIEDGGRKTDDALQKEVKRQSANLAAVWRENEALKSEVHTLRHEKKSIDGVERAAKEVERALHEEIRVLQEQLERARRDMDSLTQTLPDPASTEPSEIATLRTRLSTLSTLHSQTTTLLVQRESTIRDLRARLADLAGSSKGALGEMGQRATEAERELRWAKEGRESAERREVLVRKELEAVRRQLATAPGSFAGSSDPERVKELESLVQSYKTTLEEVHRDSRDAEERIAKGMGLVKSQDLDKAQEKISQLEEEIVGLSSSVSDLTSSNTALTAEVTNLMQRVASGEFNPAHERCLELRNNPARKIWGIRKQELEDLKAENGELLERLAELDGLLAESQAGAGASTGDGAAPVREGMVPRSSYDRLKAEKEELEKAHAKRLQRLKEIFTHKSKEFLEAVYSLLGWRIKFDESGSDIRLTSMYAPKGKNGLTIKFTSSEGHFGTMQMSGMMARSLEESRQFWVVERQSVPGFLAQVTTEMFEKTTIGRAAGYVGLG from the exons ATGCCAGTAATCCCAGCTCCCACACTTGGGAAGCGGTCATCAGCAGACGCTGATCTTCATACCCCATCTTCCCGCAAACATCTATCGACCCTCACCTCCACTGTCACCTCTCTCGAACGGACAAACCATACCCTTCAACAACGCGAATCTCGTCTAGCCGCTCAAGTCGAAGAACAGAGGCTGGAGATTGAGCGTCTCAAGAATGAACGATATGAGCTGTTTGAAGCTaagatggaggagagaCGTAAAGGGGAACAGGCGGAGCAGCTGTGGGCCGAAGACAGACTTGTTTTGACCGGAGAAGTGGCCCTACTCAGAGAAAGGAACCTTGCGTTAACCAACAGCCTGGAAGAGCTTCGCTCACAGCACACAGTTTTGTCAACCAGGCATGCAAGTCTGGCGCAGTCAAGCGAGAATGAAATCAGTCTTCTGCAGGCCAGAACAGCCGAACTTGAGAGGGAGCGTAATAGCTTGAAAGCATGGGAAAACAAGACAAAGAGCCTGAGCATagagttggaagaggagagggcTAGAAAAGTGATTGAAGATGGTGGAAGAAAAACGGATGACGCTTTGCAAAAGGAAGTCAAGC GACAATCGGCCAACCTTGCGGCCGTTTGGCGAGAGAATGAAGCTCTCAAATCTGAAGTGCACACTCTCCGACACGAAAAGAAGAGTATAGATGGTGTTGAGCGGGCCGCCAAAGAAGTTGAGAGAGCTTTGCACGAGGAAATTCGGGTACTGCAAGAGCAGCTTGAACGCGCAAGGCGAGATATGGA CTCCCTTACGCAAACGCTTCCCGATCCTGCCTCTACCGAACCATCCGAGATAGCCACCCTTCGCACTCGCCTTTCCACTCTTTCCACCCTCCACTCTCAAACAACAACCTTGCTCGTCCAGCGTGAATCCACCATCCGCGACCTGCGTGCCCGTCTTGCCGATCTTGCAGGGAGCTCGAAAGGTGCCTTAGGCGAAATGGGCCAACGTGCTACAGAAGCCGAGAGAGAATTGAGGTGGGCCAAGGAAGGGAGAGAAAGCGCAGAGCGGAGAGAGGTGTTGGTTAGGAAAGAGCTTGAGGCGGTGAGGCGGCAGCTTGCGACAGCACCTGGATCGTTTGCGGGATCGAGTGATCCGGAAAGGGTAAAGGAACTGGAAAGTCTGGTACAGTCGTACAAAACCACGTTGGAAGAGGTACATCGTGATTCTCGCGATGCGGAAGAGCGGATTGCCAAAGGTATGGGGCTCGTTAAATCCCAGGATCTTGATAAGGCTCAAGAAAAAATCTCTCAGCTGGAAGAGG AGATTGTAGGCCTTTCATCTTCAGTTTCTGATTTGACATCCTCAAACACCGCCCTCACTGCTGAAGTTACGAACCTCATGCAACGGGTCGCTTCCGGAGAATTCAACCCTGCCCATGAGCGATGTCTCGAACTTCGTAACAATCCTGCACGGAAAATATGGGGCATACGGAAGCAAGAGCTAGAGGATCTGAAAGCCGAGAATGGAGAGTTATTAGAGAGGTTGGCCGAGCTGGACGGGTTATTAGCCGAGTCTCAGGCGGGTGCTGGTGCAAGTACGGGAGACGGAGCGGCTCCAGTCCGTGAAGGAATGGTACCGAGGAGCAGTTATGATAGGCTGAAGGcagaaaaggaagagcTTGAAAAAGCCCATGCTAAACGTCTTCAACGCCTCAAAGAG ATCTTTACACACAAGTCTAAAGAGTTTCTCGAAGCAGTCTACTCCCTTCTCGGTTGGCGAATCAAATTCGACGAATCCGGCTCCGACATCCGTCTCACAAGCATGTATGCACCCAAGGGCAAGAATGGTCTCACCATCAAATTCACAAGTTCCGAAGGACATTTTGGTACGATGCAGATGAGCGGGATGATGGCGAGGAGTTTGGAGGAGAGCAGGCAGTTTTGGGTGGTGGAAAGGCAGAGTGTCCCTGGGTTTTTGGCACAAGTGACTACGGAAATGTTTGAGAAAACGACA ATTGGACGAGCAGCTGGGTACGTCGGGCTTGGATGA
- a CDS encoding signal transduction-related protein, putative (Similar to TIGR gene model, INSD accession AAW46025.1) produces MAHPPAITSDPAKLPHQSMNNPAYSVQTFRNVHSITIGSWSIVSTKKPILNGKEIEAAEKSLNLPLPEMTFGNNSLSLVYNPTTPSPLDSTTTSRPTTVSLEEHFNLSFKTLDALAGVATGEGWEERVGGGVLVSMAEKWGKNKSWATTESTPLPAAGVFDVPVPSKPVKPHDWTYSTCYTGSVAGPSTFEPSPTHSLPLSLLARQDPVLDQILYYEDVPLYEDELHDNGESILSARIRVMPHSFFILARLFVRVDNVLFRIYDVRIYHAFGGEEVIREVSGMEAGYDTVKQFLEKPSDLSPLTDPNWVYSVMTQLSNLPVHSPAHRRSSSSSSSRPGKPWPGLGKKVEILKLPKVTVDEIGKGLENVQL; encoded by the exons ATGGCCCATCCACCAGCTATCACATCTGATCCAGCCAAACTGCCCCATCAATCTATGAATAACCCCGCATACTCGGTCCAGACATTCCGCAATGTCCACTCTATTACGATTGGCTCTTGGTCCATCGTCTCCACAAAGAAACCCATACTGAACGGCAAAGAGATTGAGGC TGCTGAGAAGTCATTAAATCTCCCTTTACCAGAAATGACATTCGGTAACAACTCGCTTTCTCTTGTATATAATCCGACGACCCCGTCCCCATTGGACTCGACAACTACGTCTAGGCCTACTACTGTATCTTTGGAAGAACATTTTAACTTGAGCTTCAAGACATTAGATGCTCTAGCCGGTGTTGCGACAGGAGAAGGCTGGGAAGAGAGAGTTGGAGGTGGTGTATTGGTTAGTATGGCAGAGAAATGGGGAAAGAATAA ATCGTGGGCAACCACAGAAAGCACGCCATTACCCGCTGCAGGGGTATTTGACGTCCCCGTCCCATCTAAACCTGTAAAGCCTCATGACTGGACATATTCTACATGCTACACTGGGTCAGTTGCTGGACCATCT ACATTCGAACCATCACCGACTCACTCCCTTCCCCTTTCATTATTAGCTCGTCAAGATCCTGTCTTGGATCAAATCTTATACTACGAGGACGTTCCTTTATATGAGGATGAATTGCACGATAACGGCGAATCAATTCTCAGTGCTCGTATC AGAGTTATGCCACACTCTTTCTTCATTCTCGCGCGTCTCTTTGTCCGCGTCGACAACGTCTTGTTCAGGATTTATGATGTTCGAATATATCATGCGTTTGGCGGTGAAGAAGTTATAAGAGAAGTGTCTGGTATGGAAGCAGGTTATGACACCGTCAAGCAG TTCCTTGAGAAACCCTCAGACCTCTCTCCCCTCACAGACCCCAATTGGGTATACAGCGTAATGACTCAGCTCTCAAATCTCCCTGTTCATTCTCCGGCCCACAGAcgctcttcatcatctAGTAGTAGTCGACCTGGTAAACCTTGGCCAGGATTGGGTAAGAAAGTGGAGATCTTGAAGTTACCAAAGGTTACTGTGGATGAAATTGGAAAAGGACTGGAAAATGTGCAACTGTAA
- a CDS encoding homocysteine S-methyltransferase, putative (Similar to TIGR gene model, INSD accession AAW46026.1), whose protein sequence is MSSNILILDGGMGTTLESLGADISSPLWGSEALRTNPDVIRKVYEGYVQAGADLVETATYQLTPQNLCDHLHCSREEAERILCSGVKLVASSIASCSSRNQEHKDKDKGNNGSKVVLSFGPYGSTLQPGQEYGGIYPPPYGPSTSTNAFPPDYNDKEEEAIQALAYHHLDKLEAINHDEAAWREVGWIAFETIPVLHEVRGIRRAMGIMRRKLPALYTGGDNGSLWWDKKFWITSPFPMGQHPQLLPDGSHASIPQVIDALFSGPDPIPNGIGINCANPSYLRSLTSLFTSHLPFEFFGKVEMVIYPDGGQVYDTTTRTWVLAPQSPENSEKWAEVVGGMAKEIRGAERDEKRVWKGVVVGGCCKSSFDEIRALRRFVDSQQ, encoded by the exons ATGTCTTCCAATATATTAATCCTTGACGGTGGCATG GGGACGACCCTCGAGTCTCTGGGTGCCGATatctcctctcctctttgGGGATCCGAAGCACTTAGGACTAATCCGGATGTGATTCGGAAAGTATATGAGGGATATGTCCAAGCGGGTGCTGATTTGGTGGAGACTGCAAC ATACCAGCTCACACCTCAAAACTTATGCGATCATCTCCATTGCTCAAGGGAAGAGGCTGAACGTATCCTCTGTTCAGGCGTCAAATTAGTCGCATCTAGTATTGCCTCTTGCTCTTCTCGCAACCAAGAACATAAAGACAAGGATAAGGGCAATAACGGAAGCAAAGTCGTCCTCTCCTTTGGACCTTACGGCTCAACACTCCAACCTGGGCAGGAATACGGTGGTATCTATCCCCCTCCCTATGGGCCTTCAACATCTACCAACGCTTTCCCTCCCGACTATAATgataaggaagaagaagccaTCCAAGCATTGGCGTATCATCACTTGGATAAGCTCGAGGCGATCAACCATGATGAAGCAGCATGGCGGGAGGTGGGTTGGATAGCGTTTGAGACGATACCTGTTTTACATGAAGTCCGGGGTATCAGACGGGCAATGGGGATAATGAGGAGGAAACTTCCTGCCCTCTATACTGGTGGGGATAATGGTAGCTTATGGTGGGATAAAAAGTTTTGGATAACCAGTCCTTTCCCAATGGGCCAACACCCGCAACTCCTTCCTGATGGCTCACACGCTTCCATCCCACAGGTGATCGATGCCCTGTTTTCAGGACCGGATCCCATCCCCAACGGGATCGGCATCAACTGTGCCAACCCCTCCTATCTCCGTTCCCTCACCTCATTGTTTACttcccatcttccttttgAGTTTTTTGGTAAAGTGGAGATGGTGATATATCCTGATGGTGGGCAGGTGTATGATACCACTACCAGGACATGGGTGCTAGCTCCTCAGAGTCCGGAAAATTCTGAGAAATGGGCAGAGGTCGTTGGTGGTATGGCGAAAGAAATAAGAGGAGCAGAGAGGGATGAGAAGAGGGTCTGGAAGGGAGTTGTTGTAGGTGGATGTTGTAAATCGTCTTTCGACGAGATTCGCGCATTGAGAAGGTTTGTAGATAGTCAACAGTGA